Below is a window of Paramagnetospirillum magneticum AMB-1 DNA.
ACGAGGCCGACCAGCCCATAGATGGAGATCCGCGCCCCGTGATAGGCCAGCGCCGGCAGAGCCCCCCGGCCGTTCTCGCCCATGCGGACGAAGCAGGCCGAGACCAGCGAGCCGCACATGCCGACGCAATGGCCACTGCCCAGGATGCCGGCCATGAAGGCAAGCGTATAGTCGAGTTCGCCTCCCACCTACCGGTCCTTCTGCAGCCGCAGCGAGTTGGTCACCACCGAGACCGAGGACAGTGCCATGGCCGACGAGGCCACCATGGGGCTGAGTTCCCCCAGGGCGGCGCCAGGAATGGCGATGGTGTTGTAGCCCATGGCCCAGACCAGATTCTGGCGGATGATGCGCATGGTCTTGCGCGACAGCTCGATCATCTCGGCCACCTTGGCGATGTCGCCGTTGACCAGGGTGACCGGCGCCGCCTCGATGGCCACGTCGGTGCCGGTGCCGATGGCGAAGCCCACATCGGCGGCGGCCAGGGCGGGGGCATCGTTGATGCCGTCGCCGATCATGCCGACCGCTTCACCGGCGGCCCGAAGCTCGGCGACGATCTCCTGCTTGCGCGACGGAGAGGCCTGGGCCACCACCTCGGGAATCCCCACTTCGGCGGCGATGTGACGGGCGGCGGCCTCCACGTCGCCGGTCACCATGATGGTGCGGATGCCCATCTCGTGCAGGCGGGCGATGGCCGCCGCCGAGGTGGGACGCGGCCGGTCGGAGATGGCGAACAGGGCGGCGAACTTGCCGTCGATTGCGGCCAGGACTGGAGTCTGGCCGTCGAGGGATGGGAGTTGGTCGACACCGACGCCTTCTTCCGCCAGAAAGGCGGCGCTGCCCACCTGCACCACATGCCGACCCACCCGGGCACGGATGCCGCGCCCGATCTCGGCCATGAACTCTTCGGCCGAGGAGGGCTCGATCCCACGCGAGCGGGCGTAATCCACCACCGAGCGGCCGAGATGATGCTCGGACCCCGCCTCGGCGGCGGCGACCAGGGCCAGAACCTGGTCGGGATCAAAGCCCGGCCGGGCCGAGAAATGGGAAACCACAGGGCGCCCTTCCGTCACCGTCCCGGTCTTGTCGAACACCAGCACGCCGAGCTTCGAAGCCGTCTCCAGCGCCTCGCCGTTGCGGATATAGATGCCGCGCCGCGCCGCCTGTCCGGTGGCCGCCATGATGGCGGTGGGCGTGGCGAGCCCCAGGGCGCAGGGGCAGGCGATCAGCAGCACCGACACCGCATTGCCCAGGGCGGTGGATACTCTCGCCCCCCCGGCCAGCCAGGTGGCGAAGGTCACCCCCGCCACCGCCACCACGCCCGGCACGAAGACCGAGGAAACCCGGTCGGCCAGACGCTGCACCGGCAGCTTGGCGGCCTGGGCGTGATCGACCATGCGGACGATACCGGCCAGCACGGTGTCCTGGCCCACGGCGGTGGCGCGCATACGGAAGCTACCCGCTCCGTTGATGCAGCCGCCGATCACCCCGTCGCCCGGCCCCTTGACCACCGGCATGCTTTCGCCCGTGACCATGGATTCGTCCAAGGTGGTGCGGCCGCCGGTGACGGTTCCGTCCACCGGCACCCGTTCGCCGGGGCGCACCACCAGGATATCGCCGACCACCAGATCGTCGACGGGCACCACTACCTCGACCTCGTCGCGAACCAGGGTGGCGGTGGGCGGCTGCAGATCGAGCAGGCGGCGGATGGCGTCGCCCGCCTTGCCCTTGGCCCGCTCCTCCAGCCAGCGGCCCAGCAGCACGAAGGACACGATCCCCGCCGCCGCCTCGAAATAGAGGTGATGCCTCCCGGCCAGCAGCGAGGCCACCGAATGGCCATAGGCCGCACCCGAGCCCAGGGCGATCAGGGTGTCCATGTTGGCGGCGCGACTTTTAGCCAGCTTGGCGGCGCGGGAGAAGAACGGACGGCCCGCCCCCAGCACCACCGGGGTGGTCAACGCGAATTCCACTACATGCCAGAACCGGGATCGCGGCATGGCCATGCCGATGACCATCACCGGCAGGCTGAGCAGACAGGCCACCACGGCGCGGCGCTTGGCGTCTTGCACATGCCTGCGCTCGCGCTCGACGATCATGCGGCGCTGGGACAGCGTATCCATGGGCCGCGCCTCGTAGCCCAGCGCCCCGATGCGGGCCTCCAGGGCCGGACGGTCCAGAGTCCCAACCACCGTCGCAGTCGCGGTGGCGTAATTGACGTTGGCGGAGCGGATGGCGGGGTCGCGGTTCAGGCTCATCTGGATCAGGGCGGCGCAGGAGGCGCAGGTCATGCCCTCCACCGCCACCGAGACCTCGGCCTGTTGGGAGTCATCGCCCAAGGCCGGCGGCGGCGGCTTTTGCCGGGGTGCGCGGGCCACATTGCCCGCCACGGTGTCGAGCAGCCGCAGCAGGTTTTCGGCCGGCATCCGGCGGGGATCGAAGCGCACGGCCAGCGAGGCCAGCGCCGGCACCACCCGCACCTCGCCGATGGCGGCGTGCTTGCGCAGCAGGATTTCCAGCAGGCACAGCCGCTCGGCCTCCCCCTTCAGCGCCGGAACCACCACCCGGACCCGGCGCCGCAGTTGGTGGACGACCTGGATGGCCTCCATCATTTCTTCACCAGCTTGGGACCCGCCCCTTTGCGGTAACGGACCAGCAGGAAGGTCAGGTAGATCACCGTCAGCCACTGGTAGCGATGAGCCCACGGCCGGGGCAGCCACTGGCCGATGATGCGGTCCCAGTGCTGGCGGATCAGGTAGAAGGCCACCAGGTCGTTGCAGAAATGGATCAGCCATTCCTGCAGGTCGACGCCGCCCGGGATGGGCTTTCCGGTCTTGATAGCGACGATCTGGCGCACCACCTCGGCCTTGGCCCGGAGGTCGTCATAGCGTCGGCGGACCGCCTGGACCGGGGCACAGGCCTTGAGGCGGTCGAGCCAGCCGGCCGGAACCGGCTCCTCGCCCGGGGCCGGCGGTTCGCGGTCCAGGTCCACCGCCTCGGCCACCAGCCCGGCCAGCACCCGGACGATGTCGGCCAGGGGACAGACATCCTCGAACCAGCGGATGGAGAGCTTGCCCGCGCCGGTGAAGACGTGGACACGGTAGACGCCCTCGATCACCTCCAGCCCGCCGGTCAGCACCGCCGCCGCCTCGGGCGTGCAAAGCGGCTCGGGCAGGTCGAAGCGGACATGGCCCTCGGCGCGATACCGCACGGCCATGCCCCGCCACAGAACCCTGGCACGCGCCTCGCGGGCGGCCTGGGCCGCCTTCCCCCTTCCTCCAATCATGGCCGCAGCCTCCCCGCTATTCCTTGGCCTTGGCTTCCTCGGCCTCGCGGGTCTCCTCGACCAGATCGGCCAGGTTCTCCTTGGCGTTCAGCACCATGTCCTTGCCCATGTCGCCGGCCTTGGCCACAGCGGCGGTGATCTCCTTGCGGTACTTGTAGCCGTAATAGCCGATGGCGATTCCCGCCCCCAGCATCACCACCGGGTTGAGCAGCAAACGCCCGAACAGACTCCGTCCCGCCACATATCCAACAGTCATCACAGCCCCCTTTCCAAGTTCATGTCCAAGATGGTTGGTTTCATTGCTCATCATTTTTTGTCCCCTTATCCTCGACGGCATCCGGGTTCAGCATCACCCAGATCCCCCGGCAGCCTTCGCAGCAAAAGGCGTATTCCCGCCCAGAGGCCTTCAAGTGTAGGCCGTCCTTGAGCACCGGCAGACCGCAAAGGTCGCAGCTCTGCTCCGGCGTATTGTTCATAGCAGCTCCTCCAGCTTGCGGCGGAAGGTGGCCTCGTCGGTCTCGCCCAGGATGCGGCCTTTGATCCTGCCGTCGCGGCCGACGAACAGGGTCATGGGCAGGCCGGTGACGCCGTATTGCCGGGTGACCTTGGAGCCGGGGTCCAGCAGCACCGGATAGGTCACGCCCAGCTTGGCGACGAATCCGTCGATGTCGCCCTTGTCCTGGCCGGCATTGACCGCCAGAACCTCGAAGCCCCTGTCGCGGGACTGGCTCCACACGGCCTGGATCATCTTCATTTCGTCCTTACAGAATGGGCACCACGTCGCCCAGAACCGCACCACCACCACCTTGCCGGACAGTTGGGCGGGATAATCCACCACCGCCCCGTCCAGGGCGCTCAGCTTAAAGGCGGGCGGCGCATCGCCCACATGGGGGGCCTTGCCCCCCTCCTCGCCGCACCCAGCCAACAGCAGCAGGACGGCCAACAGACGGAACGCTCTCATGGTTGGCCTCCGGGCAGGATGGGCAAAAGCCGCTCGGGCTCCAGCAAGATCAGGTGCGAGCGCCAGATCAGCCACAGCGTCACCGCGCCGAACAGGCCGAACCCCGCCATGGAGGAGCCGACACAGCGCCGCATGATCCGGGGCGCCGCCTCGGCCAGACTGGGCAGGCCCGAGGCCCATTGGGCGATGCCGCCCCCCAGCCCCAGCACGGCGGCGGCGAACAGCGGGACATAGAGGGCGTAGCCCACATGGCCGTATTCGCCCTTCAGGATGCAGAAGGGGCAATGGTGGTGCGGCAACTCGTAGACATAGACCGAGATGGCCGCCACCACCGCTTCCATGGCCACCACGAAGGCCAGGACGGAGAGGACGGCATAGACCACCGCCCCCGTGCCACGGGCAAGGACCCGCCGTCCGACCGCCATCGCCAGCCCCAGAATCAGGGCCAGCCCGGCCAGCGAGACTTCCGGCGCCACCGCCGCCAGTTTGTCGCTGGTCACCTGGGTCGCCCCGGAGAACAGGGTGGAGCAGCACGACGCGATCACATCGGCGCGCAGGCCGAGGAAATAGGCCAGCTGCACCCCCGCCGCCGCCGCCATCAGCGGCGCCAGGGCCATCAGCGCACCATACTTCACCCGCACCAGGGGATAGTCGAAACCCCGAGAATCCACGTGATTGAGCACCAGCCAGGCCCCGGCGGCGAAGAATACCACGATCTTGAGGTACAGGGCGGGAAAGCCGAACTCGTTGACGTTGAGCGTTCCCACCGCGCACATGGCGCCGACGAACAGCGAGGACATGCGGTCAGCGTTGAACACGAACAGCACCAGCGAGGCCAGTTCGGACAGCAGCACCACCACCAGCAGGGTGGAGACCAGATAGGTGCGCTTTTCCATCTCCAACTGAGCCTCGGAGCCGCTGGCGGTATCCCAGCGGCGCAGCACCGCGACGGCGAACGGCACCGAGGCGGCCACCATCACGGTGCCGGCCAGCGAGGCCAGCAGCAGGGCGATGATGGCCGGCTGAAACAGCATCAGCGCGCCTCCACCAACTGGCCGTCGCGCAGGGACACCACATGGTCGACCACTTCGGTGTCGCAGACCAGGGGATCATGGCTGGTCATCAGCACCGTCTTGCCCGAGGCCTTCAAGGTCTCGACGATGGCCAGGAACTGCCGCGACCGCTCGCTGTCCAGGTTGGCGGTGGGCTCGTCGGCGATCACCACCTCGGGGTCGTTGATCAAGGCCCGGGCGATGGCCACCCGCTGGGCCTCGCCGCCCGACAGCCATTCGGCCATGGACGACGCCTTGGCGCCGATGCCCAGGCTCTCCATCAGGGCATGGGCGCGCTCGCTCAGCTCCTTGCGGTCGACACCCAAGGGATAGGCCGGAATCATGACGTTCTCCAGGGCGCTGATGCCCTTCAGCAGGTTGAACTGCTGGAACACGAAACCGAAGGTGGAACGGCGGATATCGGTCAGGAACCGCTCCGGCAGGCCGGAAATATCGCGGTCGCGCAGCCGCACCCGGCCCGAGGTGGGACGCGCCAGACAGCCCACCAGGGTCAGCAGCGTGGTCTTGCCCGAGCCCGAAGGCCCGCGAAACACGGTCACTTTGCCGGCCCGGACCGAAAGGTCGATGCCCTTCAAGGCCCAGAACTCGTTGGACTTGCCCTGGTTGAAGGCCTTGCGGACGTCGGAAAGATGGATCATCGCAGACCTCCGCCTGTCATCCCGACGACCCGCGGGAGGAGGGATCTCGTCCTGATCCGGCTATTCCATTGCGGCACAGTCGGAGCAGGCGGAGATCCCTCGGCTGCGCTCGGGATGACAATCAGGCTTGTGGGGCGGATCATCGCATCACCGTATCGGGATCGACGATCGCCGCCCGCCAGATGGGCACCACCGTGGCGATGGTGTAGGGAAACACCGTGAAGAAGAACAGGGTGGCCACCTGCAATTCGTCGACGAAGGGCGTCAGCTTGTATTTTGGATACAGCATCGCCCAGCCCTTCAGCACCGGTTCGAACAATCCGGCCCCCAAGTGGAAGACGTGGAAATAGGCCAGGAGATAGCCCACCAGAAAGGCCGACAGCGACACCACCAGGCCTTCCAGCATCTTCAGGCGGATGACGTCGCTGGTTTCCCAGCCCACCGCCTTGAGGATGCCGATCTCGCGCCGCTCCTCGGCCGACAGGCCCGAGGCCTTCTCCCACGAGAAGATGGCGAAGGCCAGGATCGAGCCGGCCAGCAGCACCAGCAGCATGCCCTCGCGCCAGTCGAACACCGACTCGTAGGTCCGCAGGATCTCGTCCCTGAGAATGATGCGGGTGTCGGGCAAGGCGGCGTCGATCTTCTCGGCGATCTTGGTCACCTCGCGCGGATTGCGCACCGAGATGGCCAGATCGGTGAACAGGCCGGGCGCGATGCCAAACAGGCGGCGGAAATCCTCTTCCGCCACCAGGAACAGGTCGGCCGAGACCAGGGCGGAGTCCCGCGAGATGGCGCGGTCCACCTTGAACTGGACCAGGGCGCCGTCATGGGCGCGAAAGCTCATCAGGTCGCCGGGATCGGCGCTTCGAACCCGCGCCACGCCGTCGCCGATCACCACCTTGCCCGGCTCGATGCGGGGATTGGCGGGAACCATCAAAGTGTAATTGGCCGCGGCGGCCGGGTCGAACAGATAGCCCCACAGCCGCCCCTCGGCGGATTGCACGCCCCGGATGCCCTTGACGGCGTCGAGATGGCGGGCGGGAATCAGATCATGGCGTCCGGCCACCATGCGCTGGACCAGCACTTCCGGGCTTTTGGCCAGGACCACGGCGGCCTCGCGGCGGATGGCGTGGGAGAACAGCATCACCGAGGCCAGCACGAAGACGATGGCGGTATAGACCGCCATCATCCCCAGCGTCTTGCCCCGTCGCCGCGACAGCGACGACAGGGTGAAGTCCAGCAGATTGCGCTGCTTGTGCAGCCAGGCGCTCATGAACTTGGTCCGTTCAGCAGGGGCGGCGGCAACAGCGATCCGCTGGGAAAGTGGTCCAGGGCGAAGGGGTGGTCCTGGAAGGCCGAATGCAGATCGGCCTGACTGGGATGGCGGGTGTAGCGGGCCTCGGTGAACAGCACCAGATCGGTCAGGCCCAGTTGCTCCACCATTTCGGCCTTGGCGGCCAGACCGTGACGCGCCGCGGCCACGCCACGGGCGGCATCGGCGAAACTGGCCCCGAACAGGGTCAGCATCGCCAGAGCCAGAACCAGAAAGACATCGGAGCTTCGCATCACACCCGGGCCGCCGCCTTCATCAGAACCACGCGCAGGGCGCCGGTCAGGCTCGGCCCCACGCCCAGGCTCTGAGACAGGGCGGGAACCAGGATCAGCGATGCGACGGTCAGCCCGGTGCCCAGCACCAGGGAGCCCAGGCCGACCTCATTGGTCTTGGCCGCATTCTTGACGGTGGAAGTGCTCATTGCCTCGTCCTCCATTCTCCATGACACGCGGGGTCGGCCGGGACCGACCCAAAAAGGTCAGGAGATGGACGGAGGACCGCGCTGGGGATGGGGAAGATGGCCGGGATTGCCCGCCACGCCGCCATCGCCCGGCGGCATCAGGGCGAACAGCGCCGCCGGCATGGACACCGGGATCGGCGCCAATTCGGGAAGCAGCAGCTTGGCCCCGGTGTGAATCTGGCAGAACTGGCAGTGGTCATGCGGCGCCATGGCCGGCGCGGGGGCATCGTCGCCCGCACCGGAATGGCAGATGGACGCCGCCAGTTCCCGATCGACGGACAATGCCGCCTGGGCCGGAGCCAGGGGCAACAGAATCTGCAGCGCCAGGGCAAGCGCGCCCGCCCAGGCGGCAAACCGCCCGAGGCAGCTCCCCCGCTTCGCGAACACCGATGCCTTACCCCGGACCGAGACCATCGAACCCCGCATTGCCGCCATCAGCGGCATGGACTTCCGCAATCTAGCACGAGCGTCGCGCCGAAGTCACCGTTACCGCTCAACAGCCTGGGGACTATTCAATCCTCGGTCATTGACCTTGGTCAAAACCAGGCCACAGCGACGTCCGGTTCCAACGCCGCACAGCGGGATGCGGCCCGCCGATTCACCGAACTCCACAAAATGAGTCTATCGCGTTACAAGGGAAATGTGTTTTTATGTTTTTTCTCCGTAAAATTCACATGCACGCCATTTTCCCGCCTCATACCTTTCTGCGGTACCGGCGGAGCGTATCCTATGATAATGTATCTGTGGTTGCAGAAAATCAGGGGACGGCAGGGAACTGACCGGCCGATCGATTGTCGGCCGCCGTGGTTTCGTGACCTTGACCGGACCCGCCGCGCGCCCAGTTCCCTGGGCGCGCCCCGCAGGGGAGTCGACGGATGCAGAAATCATTGCTCATTCAACCGGCCAAATGCACCGGCTGCCGCCAGTGCGAGATGGCATGCTCGTTCGAGAAGGAGCGCAGCTTCAACCCGTCGAAGTCGCGCATCCGCGTCTTCGACATTCATTCCGAAGCCCGCTTCGTCCCCTATACCTGCACCCAGTGCGCCCAGGCCTGGTGCCTGCAGGCCTGCCCGGTGGACGCCATCGGGATCGATGCCGTTACCAGGGCCAAGGTGGTCAACGACAACATCTGCGTCGGCTGCAAGGTCTGCACCATCGCCTGCCCCTTCGGCACCATCAACTATGTGGCCGACAGCGGTAAGGTGGCCAAGTGCGACCTGTGCGGCGGCGATCCCGCCTGCGCCAAGGCCTGTCCCACCGGGGCGATCACCTACGTGGATGCCGAGCAGACCGGCTACGACAAGATGCGCGCCTGGGCGATGAAGACCGACACCCAGTCGCACACCCACGCTTGATTGAGAGGGCCTGGTCATGAGCTGGACTGGCAAGTTTCTCCGTATCGATCTCACCAATGGCAGCGTCAAGACCGAGGAACTGAACCGCGCCTGGGCGCGGCAGTATCTGGGGCAGCGCGGCCTGGCCACCAAGTATTTCGCCGAGGAGGTCGACCCCAAGGTCGATCCCCTGTCGCCCGCCAACAAGATGATCTTCACCACCGGGCCGCTGACCGGAACCGCCGCCTCTACCGGCGGGCGCTATTCCGTGGTGACCAAGGGGCCGCTGACCAACTGCATCGCCTGCTCCAATTCCGGCGGCTTCTTCGGCAATGAGCTGAAGAACGCCGGCTGGGACATGATCATCGTGGAAGGCAGGTCGCCCAAGCCCGTCTACCTTTCCATCGAGAACGAGACGGTGGAAATCCGCGACGCCGCCGAATTCTGGGGCAAGACGGTGTGGGAGACGGAGAACGGCCTGAAGGCCCGGCATCAGGACCCCATGCTGCGCGTCGCCACCATCGGCGCCGCCGGCGAGAAGGGCGTGCTGTATGCCTGCATCGTCAACGACCTGCACCGCGCCGCCGGGCGTTCGGGCGTGGGCGCGGTGATGGGGTCCAAGAACCTCAAGGCCATCGCGGTGCGCGGCACCAGGGGCGTGACGGTCAAGGACCCCGACCGCTTCATCAAGGCCACCATCGAGCAGAAGAAGGTGCTGGCCGACAACGCCGTCACCGGCCAGGGCCTGCCCAAATACGGCACCCAGGTGCTGATGAACGTCATCAACGAGATCGGCGCCATGCCGACGCGGAACTTCAAGGAAGTGCAGTTCGAGGGCGCCCATAAGATCTCGGCCGAGGCCATGCACGAGCCGCGCGCCACCGATGGCAAGGCCAACCTGGCCACCAATGGCGCCTGTTTCGGCTGCACCATCGCCTGCGGCCGTATCTCGCGCATGGACCCCGGCCACTTCTCCATCACCTCCCGGCCCCAGTACAAGGAGCCCTCGGGCGGCGTGGAATACGAGGCCGCCTGGGCCATGGGATCGGATTGCGGCGTCGACGACCTGGAGGCCTGCACCTTCGCCAACTTCATGTGCAACGAGCACGGCATCGACCCCATCTCCTTCGGCTCGACCCTGGCGGCGGCCATGGAAATGTTTGAGATGGGCGTCATCACCAAGGAGCAGACCGGCGGCGTCGAACTGAAATTCGGCTCGGCCGAGGCCCTGGTGAAGATGGCGGAACTGACCGGCAAGGGCGAGGGCTTCGGCCTGGAACTGGGCCAGGGCTCGCGCCGGCTGTGCGCCAAATACGGCCACCCCGAACTGTCCATGACGGTCAAGAGCCAGGAATTCCCCGCCTATGATCCGCGCGGCATCCAGGGCATGGGCCTGACCTACGCCACCTCCAACCGTGGTGCCTGTCACCTGCGCTCCTACACCGTGGCGTCGGAAGTGCTGGGCATCCCGTTCAAGAGCGATCCCCTGGCCACCGATGGCAAGGCCGCCCTGGTCAAGGCGTTTCAGGACGCCACGGCGGCGTTCGACGCCTCGGGCATCTGCATCTTCACCACCTTCGCCTGGAGCCTGGAGAATCTGGCGCCCCAGATCGACGCCGCCTGCGAGGGCGAGTGGACCCCCGAAATCCTTCTCGAGGTGGGCGAGCGCATCTGGACCCTGGAACGCCAGTTCAATCTGGCGGCCGGCATGACGGCGGCGGACGACACCTTGCCCAAGCGCCTGCTGAAGGACGCGGCCAAGACCGGCCCGGCCAAGGGGCTGACCTCGGGCCTAGAAAAGATGCTGCCGGAATATTACCAGTTGCGCGGCTGGACCACGGACGGCGTGCCCACCACCGAGACCCTGAAGCGCCTGCAACTGGCCTGAAGCTGGAGGGGGCCGTCCTGATGGGCGGTCCCCGTTCCATACCGGCAATCCATGGAGCCGACTGATTCGGGTCGATGGATGGCCGGCAAGGGAGAGGCCCGCCACGGCTTCTGCCGCGAAAGCCAAGCGAAGCGCCCGGCGCCTGAGGGACAACGAGACGAGACACGGCTGTGGCTCGTCGGAATAAGTCGAAGAGGAACCGTCCGGTGCATCACCTCATCGTCGGAGCCGGCCCAGCAGGGGTGACGGCGGCTGAAATCATCCGTGAACTGGAGCCCGGGGCCACCATCACCCTGGTGGGCGACGAACCCGAGCCCCCCTATTCCCGCATGGCCATTCCCTACATGCTGGTGGGCAAGGTGGGCGAGGACGGCACCTATCTGCGCAAGGGTCCCAACCATTATGAGCGCCTCGGCATCACCCTGATGCCCGGCAGGCGGATGAGCGGCCTGGACCCGGCCGCCAGGCGCATCGTCTTGGACGGCGGCGAGACCCTGGCCTATGACCGGCTGCTGCTGGCCTTGGGCGCCCGGCCGCTGCGGCCCGACATCGAGGGCCTCGACCTGCCCGGAATCCATACCTGCTGGACCCTGGCCGATGCCCGCAAAATCGCGGCCCAGGCCATTCCCGGCTCCCACGTGGTGCTGATGGGGGCCGGTTTCGTCGGCACCATCGTCCTGGAAGCCCTGGCGCTGCGTCAGGTCAGCCTGACCGTGGTCGAGATGGGCGACCGCATGGTGCCGCGCATGATGGACGAGACGGCGGGTGGCATGCTCAAGCGCTGGTGCGAGGCCAAGGGCGTGCGCGTCCTCACCGGGACAGGCATCCGCCGCATCACCCAGGCCCAGGCCGCCGCCGATACCCGCGATTCCCTGGTGGTCGAGCTTTCCGACGGCACCAGTCTGCCGGCCCATCTGGTGGTGGTCTCGGCCGGGGTGCGCTCCAACACGGAAGCCGTCGCCGCCTCGGGCATCGCGCTCGGCAACGGCATCCTGGTGGACGACCATATGCGCACCAGCCTGCCCGACGTGTTCGCCGCCGGCGACGTGGCCCAGGGCCGCGACTTCATGAGCGGCGAGGCCCATGTCCATGCCATCCAGATCACCGCCGCCGCCCATGGCCGCATCGCCGCCTATAACATGACCGGCAATGATCAGGCCTATCACGGCTCGCTCAACATGAACGTGCTGGACACCCTGGGGCTGATCACCTGCTCGTTCGGCTCGTGGCAGGGCAATGGCGGCGATTGCGCCCGGCTGGTGGACGAGGCGGGCTTTCGCTATCTCCGCCTGGAATTCGACGGCACCAGCGACGTGGTGATCGGCGCCCAGGCGGTGGGCACCACCGACCATGTGGGTGCGTTGCGCGGGCTGATCCAGTCCAAGCGCCGCCTGGGGACGGCGGTGAAGGAGCAGATGATGGCCGATCCGACCCGGTTCATGAATGGATTCGTCCAGATTCTGCATCGTTGAGTTAAGGGGGAAGCGCCATGGCACGTCGTTACGTCATCGTCGGCGGTGGTCCGGCCGGAGTGATCGCCGCGGAAACCCTCCGCCACCAGGATGCTTCCGGCTCGGTAACCCTGGTTTGCGGCGAACCCGGCCCCCCCTATTCCCGCATGGCCATCCCCTATGCCATGGCCGGCAAGATCGACGAAGCCGGCACCTGGCTGCGCAAGGACTGGAACCATTACGAGGCCCTGGGCATCCGGCTTCTGCACGACCGGGTCGCCACGGTCGAGCCCGCCGCAAAGCGGGTCAGGCTGGCCGCCGGAGGCGAGCTTTCCTATGACGCGCTGCTGATCGCCACCGGCTCGTCCCCGGCCCGGCCGCGCATTCCCGGCCTCGACCTGCCGGGTGTCCACTCCTGCTGGACGCTGGAGGATCTGCGCCGTATCGACCCCATGTTGCAGCCCGGTCGCCGGGTGCTGCTGCTGGGAGCCGGCTTCGTGGCGTGCATCATCTTGCAATCCCTGGTCCAGCGCGGCGTCAAGGTCACGGTGAGTTGCGGCGCGTCGGGCCGCATGGTGCGCTCCATGATGGACGAGACCGCCGGCGGCATGATCATGCGCTGGTGCCGGGCCAAGGGCGTCGAGGTGCTGACCGCGGGAAGACCCACCGCCATCGAGCAACGGGACACCGGCCTGCGGATCACCCTCGATTCCGGCAAGACCACGGAGGCCGATCTGGTCATCGTCGGCACCGGGGTGAAGACCAACACCGCCTTCCTCGACGGGTCGGGCATCGCCGTGGACGATGGCATCGTCGTCGACCAATATCTGCGCACCAGCGTGGATGGCATCTGGGCGGCGGGCGACGTGGCCCAGGGCTTCAATTGCTGTACCGGCCTGAGGGAAGTCCACGCAATTCAGCCCACGGCGGTGGAGCACGGCCGCATCGCCGCCATGAACATGAGCGGCATCCCCACCGAATTCGGCGGTTCGCTGTCCATGAACACGCTGGAGACGCTGGGGCTAATCTCCTGCTCGTTCGGCCAATGGATGGGCCGCGACGGCGGCGAGCAGGTCCGCGTGGTGGACGAGGACCACTTCCGCTATCTTCGCCTGGAATTCTTCGACGGGCGTCTGGTCGGGGCCAATACCGTGGGCATGACCAACGAGATCGGCATCATCCGTGGCCTGATCCAGACCAGATTGCGGCTGGGCGCCTGGCTGGAACGGCTGAAGCGGGACCCGTCGCGTCTGGCCGAGGCCTATGTGGCCTGTGCACAGGGAGTTTAGGCCTTGGCCAAGGTGACGCTGAAGCTGTTCGCCCTGCTGGGCCGCCACCTGCCCCCCGGCTCGGTGGCCAATGCCACCGGGGTGGAGATGCCCGACGGCGCCGACATCGGCGCCCTGATCGCCCGCTTCGGCCTGTCTG
It encodes the following:
- a CDS encoding ABC transporter permease; its protein translation is MSAWLHKQRNLLDFTLSSLSRRRGKTLGMMAVYTAIVFVLASVMLFSHAIRREAAVVLAKSPEVLVQRMVAGRHDLIPARHLDAVKGIRGVQSAEGRLWGYLFDPAAAANYTLMVPANPRIEPGKVVIGDGVARVRSADPGDLMSFRAHDGALVQFKVDRAISRDSALVSADLFLVAEEDFRRLFGIAPGLFTDLAISVRNPREVTKIAEKIDAALPDTRIILRDEILRTYESVFDWREGMLLVLLAGSILAFAIFSWEKASGLSAEERREIGILKAVGWETSDVIRLKMLEGLVVSLSAFLVGYLLAYFHVFHLGAGLFEPVLKGWAMLYPKYKLTPFVDELQVATLFFFTVFPYTIATVVPIWRAAIVDPDTVMR
- a CDS encoding 4Fe-4S dicluster domain-containing protein, with translation MQKSLLIQPAKCTGCRQCEMACSFEKERSFNPSKSRIRVFDIHSEARFVPYTCTQCAQAWCLQACPVDAIGIDAVTRAKVVNDNICVGCKVCTIACPFGTINYVADSGKVAKCDLCGGDPACAKACPTGAITYVDAEQTGYDKMRAWAMKTDTQSHTHA
- a CDS encoding heavy metal translocating P-type ATPase produces the protein MMEAIQVVHQLRRRVRVVVPALKGEAERLCLLEILLRKHAAIGEVRVVPALASLAVRFDPRRMPAENLLRLLDTVAGNVARAPRQKPPPPALGDDSQQAEVSVAVEGMTCASCAALIQMSLNRDPAIRSANVNYATATATVVGTLDRPALEARIGALGYEARPMDTLSQRRMIVERERRHVQDAKRRAVVACLLSLPVMVIGMAMPRSRFWHVVEFALTTPVVLGAGRPFFSRAAKLAKSRAANMDTLIALGSGAAYGHSVASLLAGRHHLYFEAAAGIVSFVLLGRWLEERAKGKAGDAIRRLLDLQPPTATLVRDEVEVVVPVDDLVVGDILVVRPGERVPVDGTVTGGRTTLDESMVTGESMPVVKGPGDGVIGGCINGAGSFRMRATAVGQDTVLAGIVRMVDHAQAAKLPVQRLADRVSSVFVPGVVAVAGVTFATWLAGGARVSTALGNAVSVLLIACPCALGLATPTAIMAATGQAARRGIYIRNGEALETASKLGVLVFDKTGTVTEGRPVVSHFSARPGFDPDQVLALVAAAEAGSEHHLGRSVVDYARSRGIEPSSAEEFMAEIGRGIRARVGRHVVQVGSAAFLAEEGVGVDQLPSLDGQTPVLAAIDGKFAALFAISDRPRPTSAAAIARLHEMGIRTIMVTGDVEAAARHIAAEVGIPEVVAQASPSRKQEIVAELRAAGEAVGMIGDGINDAPALAAADVGFAIGTGTDVAIEAAPVTLVNGDIAKVAEMIELSRKTMRIIRQNLVWAMGYNTIAIPGAALGELSPMVASSAMALSSVSVVTNSLRLQKDR
- a CDS encoding ABC transporter ATP-binding protein produces the protein MIHLSDVRKAFNQGKSNEFWALKGIDLSVRAGKVTVFRGPSGSGKTTLLTLVGCLARPTSGRVRLRDRDISGLPERFLTDIRRSTFGFVFQQFNLLKGISALENVMIPAYPLGVDRKELSERAHALMESLGIGAKASSMAEWLSGGEAQRVAIARALINDPEVVIADEPTANLDSERSRQFLAIVETLKASGKTVLMTSHDPLVCDTEVVDHVVSLRDGQLVEAR
- a CDS encoding TRASH domain-containing protein, whose product is MNNTPEQSCDLCGLPVLKDGLHLKASGREYAFCCEGCRGIWVMLNPDAVEDKGTKNDEQ
- a CDS encoding TlpA family protein disulfide reductase, encoding MRAFRLLAVLLLLAGCGEEGGKAPHVGDAPPAFKLSALDGAVVDYPAQLSGKVVVVRFWATWCPFCKDEMKMIQAVWSQSRDRGFEVLAVNAGQDKGDIDGFVAKLGVTYPVLLDPGSKVTRQYGVTGLPMTLFVGRDGRIKGRILGETDEATFRRKLEELL
- a CDS encoding DUF2946 family protein, translating into MFAKRGSCLGRFAAWAGALALALQILLPLAPAQAALSVDRELAASICHSGAGDDAPAPAMAPHDHCQFCQIHTGAKLLLPELAPIPVSMPAALFALMPPGDGGVAGNPGHLPHPQRGPPSIS